A stretch of Episyrphus balteatus chromosome 2, idEpiBalt1.1, whole genome shotgun sequence DNA encodes these proteins:
- the LOC129908155 gene encoding protein encore isoform X1 produces the protein MSSAQTQIAVTSNVHNLATSQIQKDYSEDSLNRQNSFGNSRSRGNMKGKHLTRSHAMRESTSPPRTPTPRTDHQVTSTNCGLASSSSSSSSSSTSSTHSPSQETNDCKMHVQSSSLLSPTPLLETPSVIVTSQHSQQTQQQQQQSVICNEADFPKLSPPKSSKSPRNSQSSNTNPNSGNSNNNNNNNHNNNSNRDLMDKFNNAHQQQQQQCSASASAASGGGGGSEQHTNKIEFGNGNGKKVVLEITKTIDTGGGGGNSGGGGGNCIASNSCNMEYMNNQTDNNGSGSHYMHPDARGMGQEGTISFYDKENRCPRNDSQNSNNSLSPDENQNSLTDSPSDISKHERMGKKHRTNSNSKSSKPRLKNMGSSSSMDGGNSNSTSGFISRGNSSMEQFTDQSGVDLVLFFKETLNKNPKDRNTLMKIEKDLIELAQDKTRQEMRFPAASSYNRMLIHRTAAFFGMEHNVDPATQQCVIVATTKGTRLPDIRFKSLFRERMSDEPRKSILKRDTHSFDDARQSYLCPDRGTLDRKAKSFEEREEEYEKVRRRIFRNRENGEMMEEPYWNWQENSEQASRMRQSNKMLKVQSPQSNDMRNDGRPSVSKSHSFGGYGGPPPNNSGGGGPLMRGDSMNSTKSAGPRMFSKQDSIGSNSTPWRLSPSSSGYKTQTQSLRSDSVTPSPTGYGSDEHTPEPSVVHSPPPAPCGLVWAVTDIASVPRGSVLINPHTLQPIVNQDGSIYHFDPSNLPPSQAMASGVYSKSPLGVNMKKKQSDKHKLGNKMDNNSSGNDGMSSSSNTGGGTGGDTANSIITESSTETVSESSTQTVVLAAISRDEENDSKDSITKREMDDIQEVETTGISGEDCEKPIVTVTTKVFDRIEVQKFKHQATSPNIPSPDPEGQMQSNEIVPQNEPKIEIRAQPIQQAAVAAAELSNSSSSTPASTNDSKKDEPKNWSYTQSYQAIDGSTVFQTANTNPYSTTTYQQGPDGSVYAVPQGMVYTYPPPMDNEMQGYFMPVFDPSQQRDPNSLLPPGSQTIYQPTGGAAMLPVAAYPTTQFTGAPIYPGQVVYSSDQFAASGAAVAAAATGQMQQYPMTTTYPIGYPYPYNGYWGQTMTYYVPQQSLANAVPSSIIPQPTAPLQIPNGVSTSLATTVSQVNGNNHSSAPNNNNSHTVSGGGGGGGGRGKRATPPHHQQNSVQGNSHSVTSGNTTYQLGPGVPLALASDINGPTMYAIPQHAVFSSNMLPYTHQSTTTPANAAAATGVLTPLPHQPNAVISSLFNHPPLTSSNGPVPVEPPQPTGYTVHTNVSSNHATANTGNAQSAPSTPHSLSHHNQRNPPLFATPPILSSNYNSPIQNHYQSFTDAQHTGGGGGSSHSYEKRNSNGVGGMNKNKSSNGASGGYSSNGRQNSSSSLYGTPNSNINNKPPAASNDISNQSSMMSSNGPQGQRPMHMGQSKRINGSDKSQNSLLNSPHMGINGNRSDSNHNGGNNNQNTQNGSDSKPRVSSGYRQKPSNLEFRRSVSQRNSPSANSNESNNNSPNSIVSSYTGGGGGIPSYVATAPDNQQSSPVYITRGTHIPPMHAAAQNAQAAAVVAAAAAANEATAGCHQPLIGAYNHPGAPAGVYIKYGQTYFAHPTVALQNNRRSPPSDLRPQMAPITGMYPAMNMMISAPRQVQPRHPNPNYKGSRPSR, from the exons ggaaACATGAAAGGTAAGCACTTGACAAGAAGCCATGCAATGCGTGAATCAACATCTCCACCACGGACACCTACTCCTCGTACAGATCATCAAGTGACATCAACAAATTGCGGTTTGGCATCGTCGTCCTCGTCTTCGTCGTCATCGTCTACATCATCGACGCACAGCCCATCGCAGGAAACAAACGATTGCAAAATGCATGTACAATCATCTTCTTTGTTGTCCCCAACCCCATTGTTAGAAACTCCCTCGGTAATTGTTACTAGTCAACACTCCCaacaaacacaacaacaacaacagcagagCGTTATCTGCAACGAAGCGGACTTTCCAAAGCTATCTCCACCCAAGTCATCAAAAAGTCCTCGAAATTCACAATCGAGCAATACAAATCCTAATTCCGGAaattccaacaacaacaataataataaccaTAACAATAATAGTAATCGGGATCTAATGGACAAGTTCAACAACgcccatcaacaacaacaacaacagtgtTCAGCATCAGCATCAGCTGCTAGTGGTGGTGGCGGTGGTAGTGAACAACACACCAACAAAATCGAATTCGGCAACGGTAATGGCAAGAAAGTTGTTTTGGAAATAACAAAAACGATAGATACCGGAGGTGGAGGAGGCAACAGCGGAGGTGGAGGTGGAAATTGCATTGCTTCCAATTCATGTAATATGGAATACATGAATAACCAAACGGATAACAATGGCAGTGGATCACATTATATGCATCCAGATGCCCGAGGTATGGGCCAAGAAGGGACAATATCATTCTATGACAAAGAAAACCGTTGTCCAAGAAATGACAGTCAAAATAGCAACAACTCGCTATCACCAGATGAAAATCAAAATAGTCTGACTGATAGTCCAAGCGATATTAGTAAGCACGAACGCATGGGCAAGAAACACAGGACGAACTCCAATTCGAAAAGCTCAAAACCACGACTAAAAAACATGGGTTCCTCGTCCAGCATGGACGGTGGCAATAGCAACAGTACTTCTGGATTCATATCACGAGGTA atAGCTCAATGGAGCAATTTACTGACCAGAGTGGCGTCGATCTGGTTCTTTTCTTCAAGGAGACCTTAAATAAAAATCCCAAAGATAGAAACACcttgatgaaaattgaaaagGATCTTATTGAGCTGGCTCAAGATAAAAc acgcCAAGAGATGCGATTTCCAGCAGCTTCCTCTTACAATCGAATGCTTATACATAGGACAGCTGCATTCTTTGGAATGGAACACAACGTTGATCCGGCAACACAACAGTGCGTTATTGTAGCAACAACGAAAGGCACTCGTCTCCCAGAT atTCGATTTAAATCGCTCTTCCGTGAACGCATGTCAGATGAGCCAAGAAAATCAATTCTTAAACGTGATACTCATAGCTTCGATGATGCTCGCCAAAGTTATTTGTGTCCCGATCGTGGTACACTCGATAGAAAAGCAAAGAGTTTCGAAGAACGTGAAGAGGAATATGAAAAAGTGCGCCGACGAATATTCCGTAACCGAGAGAATGGTGAAATGATGGAGGAACCATATTGGAATTGGCAAGAAAACTCAGAACAGGCTTCAAGAATGCGTCAGAGTAATAAAATGCTTAAAGTTCAATCACCG caATCTAATGATATGCGCAACGATGGACGACCAAGCGTTTCAAAATCTCACAGCTTCGGCGGCTATGGTGGTCCTCCACCAAACAATAGTGGTGGTGGTGGTCCACTTATGCGTGGCGATTCAATGAATTCCACAAAAAGTGCAGGTCCACGAATGTTTTCGAAACAAGATTCCATCGGCAGCAATAGTACACCCTGGAGATTGTCACCTTCAAGTAGCGG atataaaacacaaacacaatCCCTGCGGTCAGATTCGGTAACTCCCTCTCCGACTGGATATGGGAGTGATGAGCACACGCCAGAACCGTCTGTGGTCCACTCGCCGCCACCAGCTCCATGTGGGCTCGTATGGGCCGTCACTGATATAGCCAGTGTGCCACGAGGCAGTGTCCTCATAAATCCGCACACGTTGCAACCAATAGTTAATCAAGACGG ttcaatttatcaTTTTGATCCGTCCAATTTGCCACCAAGTCAAGCAATGGCTTCAGGAGTGTACAGTAAATCACCTTTAGGTGTCAATATGAAAAAGAAACAATCCGACAAACACAAACTCGGCAATAAAATGGACAACAATTCCTCTGGTAATGATGGTATGTCGTCTTCATCAAACACCGGAGGAGGAACCGGAGGAGATACAGCAAATAGTATCATCACAGAAAGTTCAACAGAGACTGTCTCGGAATCATCAACTCAAACTGTGGTGCTGGCAGCCATTAGTAGAGATGAAGAAAACGATTCCAAAGACAGtattaccaaacgtgaaatgGATGACATACAAGAAG taGAAACGACTGGAATTTCTGGAGAAGACTGTGAAAAACCTATTGTAACGGTAACTACTAAAGTTTTTGATCGAATAGAggtgcaaaaattcaaacatcaAGCTACAAGTCCGAATATACCTTCTCCTGATCCAGAAGGACAAATGCAGTCAAATGAA attgtTCCTCAAAATGAACCGAAAATAGAAATAAGAGCTCAACCCATTCAACAGgcagcagtagcagcagcagAACTTTCAAATTCTAGCAGTTCCACACCGGCCAGTACCAATGATAGCAAAAAAGATGAGCCTAAGAATTGGAGCTATACACAAAGCTATCAGGCTATTGACGGTTCAACAGTTTTCCAAACAGCTAATACCAATCCATATTCCACAACGACATATCAGCAAGGG CCTGATGGTAGTGTTTATGCAGTTCCCCAAGGAATGGTGTACACCTATCCTCCGCCAATG GATAATGAAATGCAGGGTTATTTTATGCCTGTATTTGACCCGTCTCAGCAACGTGATCCTAACAGCTTATTGCCACCTGGTTCACAAACCATCTATCAACCTACAGGCGGAGCTGCAATGCTTCCAGTAGCTGCTTACCCAACAACACAATTTACTGGGGCACCTATTTATCCAGGGCAAGTGGTGTACTCTAGTGATCAATTTGCTGCTAGCGGAGCAGCAGTTGCTGCAGCAGCCACTGGACAAATGCAGCAATATCCAATGACTACTACTTATCCCATAGGATACCCGTATCCATATAATg gctATTGGGGCCAAACTATGACGTATTATGTGCCTCAGCAATCTCTTGCAAACGCGGTTCCTTCATCGATTATTCCACAACCAACGGCACCGCTTCAAATACCCAACGGTGTATCAACAAGCCTTGCAACGACTGTAAGTCAAGTAAATGGAAATAATCATTCAAGTGCCCCAAACAATAATAACAGCCACACAGTCAGTGGAGGAGGAGGAGGAGGTGGCGGACGTGGAAAACGCGCAACTCCGCCCCACCACCAACAGAATAGCGTGCAAGGCAATAGCCATTCTGTAACTTCGGGAAATACAACGTATCAATTGGGACCAGGCGTTCCACTTGCACTTGCATCCGATATCAACGGTCCAACAATGTACGCCATTCCACAGCATGCAGTCTTTTCCTCAAATATGCTTCCATATACTCACCAAAGTACAACGACGCCCGCTAATGCAGCGGCCGCCACTGGTGTGCTCACTCCACTCCCTCATCAACCAAACGCTGTGATCAGTTCTCTATTCAATCATCCTCCCTTGACTTCGAGCAACGGGCCGGTCCCTGTAGAACCACCTCAACCCACGGGTTATACTGTGCATACGAATGTTAGCTCAAATCATGCAACTGCCAATACCGGCAATGCACAGTCTGCTCCGAGCACACCACATTCATTATCACATCACAATCAACGCAATCCTCCACTCTTTGCAACTCCTCCAATTCTGTCAAGTAATTATAATTCACCAATTCAGAATCACTACCAGAGCTTTACAGACGCACAACATACAGGTGGAGGAGGTGGCTCATCACATTCGTATGAAAAGAGAAATAGCAACGGAGTTGGAGGAATGAACAAGAACAAGTCTTCAAACGGTGCCAGTGGTGGATACTCTTCAAATGGACGACAAAATTCGTCATCATCGCTTTATGGAACCCCGAACAGTAATATCAACAACAAGCCACCGGCTGCGTCAAATGACATTTCTAACCAGTCGTCTATGATGTCTTCGAACGGCCCTCAAGGGCAGCGCCCAATGCACATGGGTCAGTCAAAACGCATAAACGGCTCAGATAAGTCACAGAATTCTCTATTGAACAGCCCTCACATGGGAATCAATGGAAATCGTTCAGATTCAAACCATAACGGCGGTAACAACAACCAAAACACACAGAACGGTTCCGATAGCAAGCCCCGGGTATCATCTGGATATCGGCAGAAGCCCAGCAATCTAGAATTTCGCCGTAGCGTGAGTCAGCGGAATTCACCAAGTGCTAACTCCAATGAAAGTAACAACAACTCGCCCAACAGTATTGTGTCAAGCTACACAGGTGGTGGCGGCGGAATACCTTCGTATGTTGCAACTGCTCCCGATAACCAGCAGTCATCGCCGGTATATATAACGCGAGGAACGCACATTCCACCGATGCATGCCGCAGCGCAAAACGCTCAAGCGGCAGCCGTTGTTGCAGCCGCAGCGGCCGCCAATGAAGCGACAGCCGGTTGTCATCAACCATTGATTGGAGCTTATAACCATCCCGGTGCTCCGGCTGGTGTTTACATCAAATATGGACAAACATACTTTGCACAT cCAACTGTTGCTTTGCAAAACAACCGTCGATCTCCACCGAGTGATTTGAGACCACAAATGGCACCGATTACAGGAATGTATCCGGCAATGAATATGATGATATCAG CACCACGTCAAGTGCAACCAAGGCACCCCAACCCAAACTACAAGGGATCCCGACCGTCACGCTAA
- the LOC129908155 gene encoding protein encore isoform X2 encodes MSSAQTQIAVTSNVHNLATSQIQKDYSEDSLNRQNSFGNSRSRGNMKGKHLTRSHAMRESTSPPRTPTPRTDHQVTSTNCGLASSSSSSSSSSTSSTHSPSQETNDCKMHVQSSSLLSPTPLLETPSVIVTSQHSQQTQQQQQQSVICNEADFPKLSPPKSSKSPRNSQSSNTNPNSGNSNNNNNNNHNNNSNRDLMDKFNNAHQQQQQQCSASASAASGGGGGSEQHTNKIEFGNGNGKKVVLEITKTIDTGGGGGNSGGGGGNCIASNSCNMEYMNNQTDNNGSGSHYMHPDARGMGQEGTISFYDKENRCPRNDSQNSNNSLSPDENQNSLTDSPSDISKHERMGKKHRTNSNSKSSKPRLKNMGSSSSMDGGNSNSTSGFISRDSSMEQFTDQSGVDLVLFFKETLNKNPKDRNTLMKIEKDLIELAQDKTRQEMRFPAASSYNRMLIHRTAAFFGMEHNVDPATQQCVIVATTKGTRLPDIRFKSLFRERMSDEPRKSILKRDTHSFDDARQSYLCPDRGTLDRKAKSFEEREEEYEKVRRRIFRNRENGEMMEEPYWNWQENSEQASRMRQSNKMLKVQSPQSNDMRNDGRPSVSKSHSFGGYGGPPPNNSGGGGPLMRGDSMNSTKSAGPRMFSKQDSIGSNSTPWRLSPSSSGYKTQTQSLRSDSVTPSPTGYGSDEHTPEPSVVHSPPPAPCGLVWAVTDIASVPRGSVLINPHTLQPIVNQDGSIYHFDPSNLPPSQAMASGVYSKSPLGVNMKKKQSDKHKLGNKMDNNSSGNDGMSSSSNTGGGTGGDTANSIITESSTETVSESSTQTVVLAAISRDEENDSKDSITKREMDDIQEVETTGISGEDCEKPIVTVTTKVFDRIEVQKFKHQATSPNIPSPDPEGQMQSNEIVPQNEPKIEIRAQPIQQAAVAAAELSNSSSSTPASTNDSKKDEPKNWSYTQSYQAIDGSTVFQTANTNPYSTTTYQQGPDGSVYAVPQGMVYTYPPPMDNEMQGYFMPVFDPSQQRDPNSLLPPGSQTIYQPTGGAAMLPVAAYPTTQFTGAPIYPGQVVYSSDQFAASGAAVAAAATGQMQQYPMTTTYPIGYPYPYNGYWGQTMTYYVPQQSLANAVPSSIIPQPTAPLQIPNGVSTSLATTVSQVNGNNHSSAPNNNNSHTVSGGGGGGGGRGKRATPPHHQQNSVQGNSHSVTSGNTTYQLGPGVPLALASDINGPTMYAIPQHAVFSSNMLPYTHQSTTTPANAAAATGVLTPLPHQPNAVISSLFNHPPLTSSNGPVPVEPPQPTGYTVHTNVSSNHATANTGNAQSAPSTPHSLSHHNQRNPPLFATPPILSSNYNSPIQNHYQSFTDAQHTGGGGGSSHSYEKRNSNGVGGMNKNKSSNGASGGYSSNGRQNSSSSLYGTPNSNINNKPPAASNDISNQSSMMSSNGPQGQRPMHMGQSKRINGSDKSQNSLLNSPHMGINGNRSDSNHNGGNNNQNTQNGSDSKPRVSSGYRQKPSNLEFRRSVSQRNSPSANSNESNNNSPNSIVSSYTGGGGGIPSYVATAPDNQQSSPVYITRGTHIPPMHAAAQNAQAAAVVAAAAAANEATAGCHQPLIGAYNHPGAPAGVYIKYGQTYFAHPTVALQNNRRSPPSDLRPQMAPITGMYPAMNMMISAPRQVQPRHPNPNYKGSRPSR; translated from the exons ggaaACATGAAAGGTAAGCACTTGACAAGAAGCCATGCAATGCGTGAATCAACATCTCCACCACGGACACCTACTCCTCGTACAGATCATCAAGTGACATCAACAAATTGCGGTTTGGCATCGTCGTCCTCGTCTTCGTCGTCATCGTCTACATCATCGACGCACAGCCCATCGCAGGAAACAAACGATTGCAAAATGCATGTACAATCATCTTCTTTGTTGTCCCCAACCCCATTGTTAGAAACTCCCTCGGTAATTGTTACTAGTCAACACTCCCaacaaacacaacaacaacaacagcagagCGTTATCTGCAACGAAGCGGACTTTCCAAAGCTATCTCCACCCAAGTCATCAAAAAGTCCTCGAAATTCACAATCGAGCAATACAAATCCTAATTCCGGAaattccaacaacaacaataataataaccaTAACAATAATAGTAATCGGGATCTAATGGACAAGTTCAACAACgcccatcaacaacaacaacaacagtgtTCAGCATCAGCATCAGCTGCTAGTGGTGGTGGCGGTGGTAGTGAACAACACACCAACAAAATCGAATTCGGCAACGGTAATGGCAAGAAAGTTGTTTTGGAAATAACAAAAACGATAGATACCGGAGGTGGAGGAGGCAACAGCGGAGGTGGAGGTGGAAATTGCATTGCTTCCAATTCATGTAATATGGAATACATGAATAACCAAACGGATAACAATGGCAGTGGATCACATTATATGCATCCAGATGCCCGAGGTATGGGCCAAGAAGGGACAATATCATTCTATGACAAAGAAAACCGTTGTCCAAGAAATGACAGTCAAAATAGCAACAACTCGCTATCACCAGATGAAAATCAAAATAGTCTGACTGATAGTCCAAGCGATATTAGTAAGCACGAACGCATGGGCAAGAAACACAGGACGAACTCCAATTCGAAAAGCTCAAAACCACGACTAAAAAACATGGGTTCCTCGTCCAGCATGGACGGTGGCAATAGCAACAGTACTTCTGGATTCATATCACGAG atAGCTCAATGGAGCAATTTACTGACCAGAGTGGCGTCGATCTGGTTCTTTTCTTCAAGGAGACCTTAAATAAAAATCCCAAAGATAGAAACACcttgatgaaaattgaaaagGATCTTATTGAGCTGGCTCAAGATAAAAc acgcCAAGAGATGCGATTTCCAGCAGCTTCCTCTTACAATCGAATGCTTATACATAGGACAGCTGCATTCTTTGGAATGGAACACAACGTTGATCCGGCAACACAACAGTGCGTTATTGTAGCAACAACGAAAGGCACTCGTCTCCCAGAT atTCGATTTAAATCGCTCTTCCGTGAACGCATGTCAGATGAGCCAAGAAAATCAATTCTTAAACGTGATACTCATAGCTTCGATGATGCTCGCCAAAGTTATTTGTGTCCCGATCGTGGTACACTCGATAGAAAAGCAAAGAGTTTCGAAGAACGTGAAGAGGAATATGAAAAAGTGCGCCGACGAATATTCCGTAACCGAGAGAATGGTGAAATGATGGAGGAACCATATTGGAATTGGCAAGAAAACTCAGAACAGGCTTCAAGAATGCGTCAGAGTAATAAAATGCTTAAAGTTCAATCACCG caATCTAATGATATGCGCAACGATGGACGACCAAGCGTTTCAAAATCTCACAGCTTCGGCGGCTATGGTGGTCCTCCACCAAACAATAGTGGTGGTGGTGGTCCACTTATGCGTGGCGATTCAATGAATTCCACAAAAAGTGCAGGTCCACGAATGTTTTCGAAACAAGATTCCATCGGCAGCAATAGTACACCCTGGAGATTGTCACCTTCAAGTAGCGG atataaaacacaaacacaatCCCTGCGGTCAGATTCGGTAACTCCCTCTCCGACTGGATATGGGAGTGATGAGCACACGCCAGAACCGTCTGTGGTCCACTCGCCGCCACCAGCTCCATGTGGGCTCGTATGGGCCGTCACTGATATAGCCAGTGTGCCACGAGGCAGTGTCCTCATAAATCCGCACACGTTGCAACCAATAGTTAATCAAGACGG ttcaatttatcaTTTTGATCCGTCCAATTTGCCACCAAGTCAAGCAATGGCTTCAGGAGTGTACAGTAAATCACCTTTAGGTGTCAATATGAAAAAGAAACAATCCGACAAACACAAACTCGGCAATAAAATGGACAACAATTCCTCTGGTAATGATGGTATGTCGTCTTCATCAAACACCGGAGGAGGAACCGGAGGAGATACAGCAAATAGTATCATCACAGAAAGTTCAACAGAGACTGTCTCGGAATCATCAACTCAAACTGTGGTGCTGGCAGCCATTAGTAGAGATGAAGAAAACGATTCCAAAGACAGtattaccaaacgtgaaatgGATGACATACAAGAAG taGAAACGACTGGAATTTCTGGAGAAGACTGTGAAAAACCTATTGTAACGGTAACTACTAAAGTTTTTGATCGAATAGAggtgcaaaaattcaaacatcaAGCTACAAGTCCGAATATACCTTCTCCTGATCCAGAAGGACAAATGCAGTCAAATGAA attgtTCCTCAAAATGAACCGAAAATAGAAATAAGAGCTCAACCCATTCAACAGgcagcagtagcagcagcagAACTTTCAAATTCTAGCAGTTCCACACCGGCCAGTACCAATGATAGCAAAAAAGATGAGCCTAAGAATTGGAGCTATACACAAAGCTATCAGGCTATTGACGGTTCAACAGTTTTCCAAACAGCTAATACCAATCCATATTCCACAACGACATATCAGCAAGGG CCTGATGGTAGTGTTTATGCAGTTCCCCAAGGAATGGTGTACACCTATCCTCCGCCAATG GATAATGAAATGCAGGGTTATTTTATGCCTGTATTTGACCCGTCTCAGCAACGTGATCCTAACAGCTTATTGCCACCTGGTTCACAAACCATCTATCAACCTACAGGCGGAGCTGCAATGCTTCCAGTAGCTGCTTACCCAACAACACAATTTACTGGGGCACCTATTTATCCAGGGCAAGTGGTGTACTCTAGTGATCAATTTGCTGCTAGCGGAGCAGCAGTTGCTGCAGCAGCCACTGGACAAATGCAGCAATATCCAATGACTACTACTTATCCCATAGGATACCCGTATCCATATAATg gctATTGGGGCCAAACTATGACGTATTATGTGCCTCAGCAATCTCTTGCAAACGCGGTTCCTTCATCGATTATTCCACAACCAACGGCACCGCTTCAAATACCCAACGGTGTATCAACAAGCCTTGCAACGACTGTAAGTCAAGTAAATGGAAATAATCATTCAAGTGCCCCAAACAATAATAACAGCCACACAGTCAGTGGAGGAGGAGGAGGAGGTGGCGGACGTGGAAAACGCGCAACTCCGCCCCACCACCAACAGAATAGCGTGCAAGGCAATAGCCATTCTGTAACTTCGGGAAATACAACGTATCAATTGGGACCAGGCGTTCCACTTGCACTTGCATCCGATATCAACGGTCCAACAATGTACGCCATTCCACAGCATGCAGTCTTTTCCTCAAATATGCTTCCATATACTCACCAAAGTACAACGACGCCCGCTAATGCAGCGGCCGCCACTGGTGTGCTCACTCCACTCCCTCATCAACCAAACGCTGTGATCAGTTCTCTATTCAATCATCCTCCCTTGACTTCGAGCAACGGGCCGGTCCCTGTAGAACCACCTCAACCCACGGGTTATACTGTGCATACGAATGTTAGCTCAAATCATGCAACTGCCAATACCGGCAATGCACAGTCTGCTCCGAGCACACCACATTCATTATCACATCACAATCAACGCAATCCTCCACTCTTTGCAACTCCTCCAATTCTGTCAAGTAATTATAATTCACCAATTCAGAATCACTACCAGAGCTTTACAGACGCACAACATACAGGTGGAGGAGGTGGCTCATCACATTCGTATGAAAAGAGAAATAGCAACGGAGTTGGAGGAATGAACAAGAACAAGTCTTCAAACGGTGCCAGTGGTGGATACTCTTCAAATGGACGACAAAATTCGTCATCATCGCTTTATGGAACCCCGAACAGTAATATCAACAACAAGCCACCGGCTGCGTCAAATGACATTTCTAACCAGTCGTCTATGATGTCTTCGAACGGCCCTCAAGGGCAGCGCCCAATGCACATGGGTCAGTCAAAACGCATAAACGGCTCAGATAAGTCACAGAATTCTCTATTGAACAGCCCTCACATGGGAATCAATGGAAATCGTTCAGATTCAAACCATAACGGCGGTAACAACAACCAAAACACACAGAACGGTTCCGATAGCAAGCCCCGGGTATCATCTGGATATCGGCAGAAGCCCAGCAATCTAGAATTTCGCCGTAGCGTGAGTCAGCGGAATTCACCAAGTGCTAACTCCAATGAAAGTAACAACAACTCGCCCAACAGTATTGTGTCAAGCTACACAGGTGGTGGCGGCGGAATACCTTCGTATGTTGCAACTGCTCCCGATAACCAGCAGTCATCGCCGGTATATATAACGCGAGGAACGCACATTCCACCGATGCATGCCGCAGCGCAAAACGCTCAAGCGGCAGCCGTTGTTGCAGCCGCAGCGGCCGCCAATGAAGCGACAGCCGGTTGTCATCAACCATTGATTGGAGCTTATAACCATCCCGGTGCTCCGGCTGGTGTTTACATCAAATATGGACAAACATACTTTGCACAT cCAACTGTTGCTTTGCAAAACAACCGTCGATCTCCACCGAGTGATTTGAGACCACAAATGGCACCGATTACAGGAATGTATCCGGCAATGAATATGATGATATCAG CACCACGTCAAGTGCAACCAAGGCACCCCAACCCAAACTACAAGGGATCCCGACCGTCACGCTAA